The Blautia hydrogenotrophica DSM 10507 genome window below encodes:
- a CDS encoding energy-coupling factor ABC transporter ATP-binding protein: protein MKDIILKAQELYFSYDDENTHSLNGLSLEIQRGKKVAFMGANGSGKSTFFLCCNGIHRPSSGTLFVDGKPIDYSKKGLLDLRQKVGIVFQDPDNQLFSASVYQEISFGILNLGISEEEAQKEVEKVIADLEITPFRHKPTHALSGGQKKQVSIADILVMHPQIIILDEPAAALDPKHTQKVNHIVDEMTQQGITVLMSTHDVDYAYQWADQIFLFKDGRVLSQGTPTEVFADQNALEETNLHQPTVMKLYFRLCEKGILDPSFPVPKNLQELEQYIENIHL from the coding sequence ATGAAAGATATTATACTAAAAGCCCAAGAACTGTATTTCTCCTACGATGACGAAAACACCCATTCTCTGAACGGACTTTCCCTCGAAATTCAGCGAGGAAAAAAAGTCGCCTTTATGGGAGCGAACGGCTCAGGAAAATCCACATTCTTTCTGTGCTGCAATGGTATCCACCGCCCCAGCAGCGGTACCCTTTTTGTAGATGGAAAACCCATAGACTACTCTAAAAAAGGACTGTTGGACCTGCGCCAAAAAGTAGGGATTGTCTTTCAAGACCCAGACAACCAGCTTTTCTCAGCCAGCGTCTATCAGGAAATTTCTTTTGGTATTCTGAATCTGGGAATCTCAGAAGAAGAGGCACAAAAAGAAGTGGAAAAAGTCATCGCAGATCTGGAAATCACTCCTTTCAGACACAAACCCACCCATGCCCTAAGCGGCGGTCAAAAAAAGCAGGTTTCGATTGCGGACATTTTGGTTATGCATCCGCAAATCATCATTCTAGACGAACCTGCCGCAGCCCTTGATCCAAAACACACCCAAAAAGTCAATCATATCGTTGACGAAATGACACAGCAGGGAATCACAGTCCTAATGTCCACCCACGATGTGGACTACGCATACCAGTGGGCCGATCAGATCTTTCTATTCAAAGATGGACGAGTACTCTCACAGGGAACTCCCACGGAAGTCTTTGCCGATCAGAACGCCCTAGAAGAGACGAATCTGCATCAGCCAACTGTGATGAAACTCTATTTTCGACTCTGTGAAAAAGGCATTCTTGACCCGTCTTTCCCGGTTCCGAAAAATTTACAAGAACTGGAGCAATATATTGAAAATATTCATCTGTAA
- a CDS encoding precorrin-2 dehydrogenase/sirohydrochlorin ferrochelatase family protein — protein sequence MKSKSFFPLYVNLEGKLAVVVGGGKIATRRVKALSQFTREIRVVSPKVTQELEDLSKAGAVAWINRKCRRSDLSDAYMVIAATDDRRVNDDIYRICKEEGIYVNVASDKEKCDFYFPGIVRYKEMVIGINASGLDHQKARRVREAIEKVLMEEDI from the coding sequence ATGAAGAGTAAAAGCTTTTTTCCGTTGTATGTAAATTTGGAAGGAAAATTGGCAGTAGTAGTGGGAGGCGGAAAAATTGCGACCCGTAGGGTAAAGGCCCTGAGCCAGTTTACAAGAGAGATTCGAGTGGTATCCCCTAAGGTGACTCAGGAGTTGGAAGATCTGTCTAAGGCGGGCGCAGTAGCCTGGATAAACCGAAAGTGCAGAAGATCTGATCTTTCAGATGCCTATATGGTGATTGCGGCCACAGATGACCGCAGAGTCAATGATGATATTTACCGTATTTGTAAGGAAGAGGGAATCTATGTAAATGTGGCCAGCGATAAGGAAAAGTGTGATTTCTATTTTCCTGGTATTGTGAGATATAAGGAGATGGTGATTGGTATCAATGCCAGTGGGTTGGATCATCAAAAAGCGAGAAGAGTGCGGGAAGCTATTGAGAAAGTATTGATGGAGGAAGATATATGA
- a CDS encoding energy-coupling factor ABC transporter permease: MTKKQKKIVLLSTIFALTFGITPAVSAMHIMEGYLPGTYCIAWGILCIPFLAAGFFSMKKTVAANSRLLPLLAMAGAFVFVISSLKIPSVTGSCSHMTGTGLGAILFGPSAVSILGIIVLLFQAILLAHGGLTTLGANTFSMAVAGPFVSYGVFLLCKKANVNRKVSVFLAATLGDLFTYCVTAIQMAFAHHADTSIAGAMGKFLTVFAPTQIPLAIIEGILTVLIISALETYAKPELRSIGFLKEVH; this comes from the coding sequence ATGACCAAAAAACAAAAAAAGATTGTATTGCTATCCACAATCTTTGCCTTGACTTTCGGAATTACTCCCGCAGTCAGCGCCATGCATATCATGGAGGGATATCTTCCCGGCACCTACTGTATCGCCTGGGGTATCCTGTGTATTCCTTTCCTGGCAGCAGGCTTTTTCTCCATGAAAAAGACAGTGGCTGCTAACTCCCGGCTACTGCCGCTTCTAGCGATGGCCGGCGCTTTTGTGTTCGTGATTTCTTCACTGAAAATTCCGTCTGTGACTGGGAGCTGCTCCCACATGACAGGAACCGGATTAGGTGCCATTCTTTTTGGACCATCCGCTGTCAGCATCCTGGGCATTATCGTCTTACTTTTCCAGGCTATCCTGCTGGCTCACGGCGGGCTGACTACCTTAGGAGCAAACACATTTTCCATGGCTGTCGCAGGCCCGTTTGTCTCTTACGGAGTCTTCCTTCTCTGCAAAAAAGCCAATGTAAATCGAAAAGTCAGCGTCTTTTTAGCAGCCACTTTGGGAGATCTGTTTACCTACTGTGTAACCGCTATCCAGATGGCTTTCGCTCACCACGCGGATACTAGCATTGCAGGCGCTATGGGAAAATTTTTGACAGTATTTGCACCAACACAGATACCTTTGGCAATCATCGAAGGAATTTTGACGGTTCTGATTATCTCCGCGTTGGAGACCTATGCAAAACCGGAGCTGCGTTCCATCGGATTTTTAAAGGAGGTGCACTGA
- the cbiQ gene encoding cobalt ECF transporter T component CbiQ, giving the protein MIAIDQLCYRSKLRYHNAGEKFAFTTLTLLFCVVSRSVVIAGIVLVTTGILTIYKGGIPFFRYLKFLTVPLVFLILSTVAIVLNVSKTPSDLFALSIGSWYLTGSKASLLYAVQLILTALASVSCLYFFSFSTPITDFIHVLQKLHCPRLIIELMLLIYRFIFILMEISSAITTAQNSRLGNKDFITSCKSFGFMASALLIRAIKKSNLLYDAMESRCYDGTIRVLHENFPPKRREILYILLFETFLLAVTVILRLR; this is encoded by the coding sequence ATGATTGCCATCGATCAGCTATGTTACCGCTCTAAACTTAGATATCACAATGCCGGAGAAAAATTTGCATTTACAACCCTGACCCTTTTATTTTGTGTGGTCAGTCGTTCTGTTGTAATTGCTGGAATTGTCCTGGTAACGACAGGGATTCTCACCATATACAAGGGTGGAATCCCTTTTTTCCGTTATCTGAAATTCCTCACAGTCCCTCTAGTCTTCCTGATTCTGAGTACTGTGGCCATCGTCTTAAATGTCTCAAAGACACCGTCAGATCTCTTCGCTCTTTCCATTGGAAGCTGGTATTTGACCGGCAGCAAAGCTTCCTTATTATATGCAGTACAATTGATTTTGACTGCACTGGCAAGTGTCTCTTGTCTGTACTTTTTTTCATTTAGTACTCCTATCACAGATTTTATCCATGTATTGCAGAAACTGCACTGTCCTCGGTTAATCATCGAACTCATGCTTCTGATCTATCGATTTATTTTTATACTTATGGAGATATCCTCGGCAATCACAACCGCCCAGAACTCTCGTCTGGGCAATAAGGATTTCATCACCTCATGCAAATCCTTCGGTTTCATGGCCTCAGCTCTCCTAATCCGGGCAATCAAAAAATCCAATCTTCTCTACGATGCCATGGAATCCCGTTGTTATGACGGAACCATCCGCGTACTTCATGAGAATTTTCCGCCCAAAAGACGTGAAATCCTCTATATCTTACTGTTTGAAACATTTTTACTTGCAGTCACTGTGATTTTGCGGCTGCGATAA
- a CDS encoding energy-coupling factor ABC transporter substrate-binding protein has product MKKSTVLILIIVVILMAFIPLFAMPDKEFGGSDDAGSVVVEEVDSSYTPWFEPIFEKALGHELPGEVESLLFCLQTGIGVGVIAFVMGRYVERKKWLREE; this is encoded by the coding sequence ATGAAAAAATCGACGGTGCTCATTTTAATTATTGTTGTCATTCTCATGGCTTTTATTCCACTGTTTGCCATGCCTGATAAGGAGTTCGGCGGTTCTGACGATGCGGGAAGCGTTGTTGTCGAAGAAGTCGACTCTAGCTATACACCATGGTTTGAACCAATCTTTGAAAAAGCTCTCGGTCATGAACTTCCCGGAGAAGTCGAAAGCCTGCTGTTTTGTCTTCAGACAGGTATCGGCGTGGGTGTGATCGCTTTTGTCATGGGCAGATATGTAGAACGGAAAAAATGGCTCAGAGAAGAATAA
- the hemA gene encoding glutamyl-tRNA reductase, producing the protein MSISMIGIDHSMAPVDIRAKFAFTKKDASSAMEELLQENEISGCIILSTCNRMEVWVSTAEDWEGDLYASLCKIKEVPAGQYRDCFTERKDAEAVEHLFYLTSGLKSQILGEDQILTQVKDALSLAREHFTTDSVLEVLFRMAITAGKKIKTEVAFSRGNLSVIHQAIACLREKGYEVKGKTCMVIGNGEMGKITAQTLRENGADVTVTVRQYRSGVVNIPMGCKRINYGERMEYLPKCDLVVSATASPNYTLRRELFEGIELGHPVILIDLAVPRDVEPALAQLSQVTLYDMDSFKMEAACEEQQESMQKAGAIVHEMMEEFYQWLDGRDVIPRIQEIKAEAVHDLNLRIAKILKNTPMEDSDRERLTQVIDTAAGKVVNKMIFGLRDALEQEAFLECVAGLEKLYEE; encoded by the coding sequence ATGAGTATTTCCATGATCGGAATTGATCACAGTATGGCACCTGTGGATATTCGGGCTAAATTTGCATTTACAAAGAAGGATGCCAGCAGTGCTATGGAAGAATTGCTTCAGGAGAATGAGATATCAGGCTGCATTATTTTATCAACCTGCAACCGCATGGAGGTGTGGGTCAGCACTGCCGAAGACTGGGAGGGGGATCTCTATGCCAGTCTTTGTAAGATAAAAGAAGTTCCGGCGGGACAGTACAGAGATTGTTTTACTGAAAGAAAAGACGCAGAGGCCGTGGAACATTTATTCTATTTGACCAGCGGATTAAAATCACAGATTTTAGGGGAGGATCAGATTCTGACCCAGGTAAAAGATGCCCTGTCTTTGGCGAGAGAGCATTTTACTACGGATAGTGTGCTGGAAGTGTTGTTTCGTATGGCGATCACTGCCGGGAAAAAGATTAAGACAGAAGTTGCATTTTCTAGAGGCAATCTCTCTGTGATTCATCAGGCGATTGCCTGCCTAAGAGAAAAAGGCTATGAGGTCAAGGGAAAGACCTGTATGGTTATTGGAAATGGTGAGATGGGAAAGATTACCGCTCAGACTCTGAGAGAAAACGGTGCAGATGTGACGGTGACTGTTCGCCAGTATCGCAGCGGTGTCGTGAATATACCGATGGGATGCAAGCGCATTAATTATGGAGAGAGAATGGAATATCTGCCAAAATGTGACTTGGTAGTCAGTGCTACGGCCAGCCCTAATTACACGTTGCGCCGAGAGCTGTTTGAAGGAATAGAATTGGGACATCCAGTGATTCTCATTGATCTTGCAGTACCGAGAGATGTGGAACCTGCGCTGGCGCAGCTTTCACAGGTGACTCTGTATGATATGGATAGTTTTAAGATGGAAGCAGCCTGCGAGGAGCAGCAAGAAAGTATGCAAAAAGCGGGAGCGATTGTCCATGAAATGATGGAGGAATTCTATCAGTGGCTGGATGGACGAGACGTGATTCCGCGTATTCAGGAGATCAAAGCAGAGGCAGTTCACGATTTAAATCTGAGAATTGCAAAGATTCTTAAAAATACGCCTATGGAGGATTCCGATAGGGAGCGGTTGACACAGGTAATTGACACTGCTGCGGGCAAAGTAGTCAATAAGATGATATTTGGACTGAGAGATGCCTTGGAGCAGGAGGCGTTTTTGGAGTGTGTGGCTGGACTGGAGAAATTGTATGAAGAGTAA